One Dictyoglomus turgidum DSM 6724 DNA window includes the following coding sequences:
- a CDS encoding type II toxin-antitoxin system RelE family toxin, producing the protein MIKVITGQPFYPFFPYTKLFYTTGYAVDPLKYARKLISQKIGTYRFRIGDYRVIFDKDIYKDT; encoded by the coding sequence ATGATAAAAGTGATTACAGGTCAGCCATTTTATCCCTTCTTTCCATACACAAAATTATTTTATACTACCGGATATGCTGTTGATCCTTTAAAATATGCAAGAAAATTAATAAGTCAAAAGATTGGAACCTATAGATTTAGGATTGGAGATTATAGAGTTATCTTTGATAAGGATATTTACAAAGATACCTAA
- a CDS encoding lipoprotein: MRKFFLLLSVFLIFFLLISGCAPKKDTTLPQQVWQKTYGGSDSGDEASSIQQTNDGGYIVAGWTSPLATGSYYVYIIKIDSNGNMKWEKTFGGSNADWAFSIQQTIDGGYIVAGRTSSLGAGSYDVYIIKLDSNGNMKWEKTFGGSDWDEAFSVQQTSDEGYIVAGRTNSFSKGEGDVYIIKLDSNGNMKWEKTFGGSSDDYALSIQQTSDGGYIVAGVTWSFGAGSADFYIIKLDSKGDEVWEKTYGGSSSDYACSIQQTSDGGYIVAGYTNSFGAGYGDVYIIKLGSNGNMKWEKTFGGSSDDRAYSIQQTSDGGYIVAGVTWSFGAGDVYIIKLDSNGNKVWEKTFGGSNDDWANSIQQTKDGGYIVAGYTNSFGAGYGDFYIIKTDSEGNTGPYPTQ, encoded by the coding sequence ATGAGAAAATTTTTTCTTCTTCTTTCAGTTTTCCTTATCTTTTTCCTTTTAATTTCAGGATGTGCACCTAAAAAGGATACAACTCTACCACAGCAAGTCTGGCAAAAAACCTATGGAGGAAGCGATTCTGGTGATGAGGCCTCTTCAATACAGCAGACGAATGATGGAGGATATATTGTTGCAGGATGGACATCTCCTCTTGCCACAGGATCTTACTATGTTTACATAATAAAGATTGATAGCAATGGAAATATGAAGTGGGAGAAAACCTTTGGAGGAAGTAATGCTGATTGGGCTTTTTCCATACAGCAAACAATTGATGGGGGATATATTGTTGCAGGAAGAACATCTTCTCTTGGTGCAGGAAGTTATGATGTTTACATAATAAAGCTTGATAGTAATGGAAATATGAAGTGGGAGAAAACCTTTGGAGGAAGCGATTGGGATGAGGCTTTTTCCGTACAGCAAACAAGTGATGAGGGATATATTGTCGCAGGAAGAACAAATTCTTTTAGTAAAGGAGAGGGTGATGTTTACATAATAAAGCTTGATAGTAATGGAAATATGAAGTGGGAGAAAACTTTTGGAGGAAGCAGTGATGATTATGCTCTTTCCATACAGCAGACAAGTGATGGAGGATATATTGTTGCAGGAGTGACATGGTCTTTTGGTGCAGGATCTGCTGATTTTTACATAATAAAGCTTGATAGCAAGGGGGACGAGGTTTGGGAGAAAACCTATGGAGGAAGCAGTTCTGATTATGCTTGTTCCATACAGCAAACAAGTGATGGGGGATATATCGTTGCAGGATATACAAATTCTTTTGGTGCAGGATATGGTGATGTTTACATAATAAAGCTTGGTAGTAATGGAAATATGAAGTGGGAGAAAACCTTTGGAGGAAGCAGTGATGATAGGGCTTATTCCATACAACAGACAAGCGATGGAGGATATATTGTTGCAGGAGTGACATGGTCTTTTGGTGCAGGTGATGTTTACATAATAAAGCTTGATAGTAATGGGAATAAGGTTTGGGAGAAAACTTTTGGAGGAAGCAATGATGATTGGGCTAATTCAATACAGCAAACAAAAGATGGAGGGTATATAGTTGCAGGATATACAAATTCTTTTGGTGCAGGATATGGTGATTTTTACATAATAAAAACAGATTCAGAAGGAAATACAGGACCATATCCTACTCAGTGA
- a CDS encoding lipoprotein yields the protein MKKIFLLLSVFLIFSLLISGCAPKKDTTPPQQVWQKTYGGSNDDEAFSIQQTTDGGYIVAGWTESFGAGNRDVYIIKLDSNGNKVWEKTYGGEYYDRASSIQQTSDGGYIVAGGTYSFGAGYYDFYIIKLDSNGNKVWEKTYGRSDWDNGAYSIQQTTDGGYIVAGYTWSFGAGGDFYIIKLDSNGNKVWEKTYGGSNWDDWASSIQQTTDGGYIVAGLTYSFGAGSADFYIIKLDSNGDKVWEKTYGGSKNDVAFSIQQTTDGGYIVAGLTDSFGAGYDDFYIIKLDSNGDKVWEKTYGGSSYDEAYSIQQTTDGGYIVAGLTDSFGAGGSNFYIIKLDSNGDKVWEKTYGGSNDDWARSIQQTTDGGYIVAGWTRSFGAGNRDFYIIKTDSEGNTGPYPTQ from the coding sequence ATGAAAAAAATATTTCTTCTTCTTTCAGTTTTCCTTATCTTTTCCCTTTTAATTTCAGGATGTGCACCTAAAAAGGATACAACTCCACCACAGCAAGTCTGGCAAAAAACTTATGGAGGAAGCAATGATGATGAGGCTTTTTCCATACAGCAGACAACTGATGGAGGATATATAGTTGCAGGATGGACAGAGTCTTTTGGTGCAGGAAATAGGGATGTTTACATAATAAAGCTTGATAGTAATGGGAATAAGGTTTGGGAGAAAACCTATGGAGGAGAGTATTATGATCGGGCTTCTTCCATACAGCAGACAAGTGATGGAGGATATATAGTTGCAGGAGGGACATATTCTTTTGGTGCAGGATATTATGATTTTTACATAATAAAGCTTGACAGTAATGGGAATAAGGTTTGGGAGAAAACCTATGGAAGAAGCGATTGGGATAATGGGGCTTATTCCATACAGCAGACAACTGATGGAGGATATATAGTTGCAGGATATACATGGTCTTTTGGTGCAGGAGGGGATTTTTACATAATAAAGCTTGACAGTAATGGGAATAAGGTTTGGGAGAAAACCTATGGAGGAAGCAATTGGGATGATTGGGCTTCTTCCATACAGCAGACAACTGATGGAGGATATATAGTTGCAGGATTGACATATTCTTTTGGTGCAGGATCTGCTGATTTTTACATAATAAAGCTTGACAGTAATGGGGATAAGGTTTGGGAGAAAACCTATGGAGGAAGCAAGAATGATGTGGCTTTTTCCATACAGCAGACAACTGATGGAGGATATATAGTTGCAGGATTGACAGATTCTTTTGGTGCAGGATATGATGATTTTTACATAATAAAGCTTGATAGTAATGGGGATAAGGTTTGGGAGAAAACCTATGGAGGAAGCAGTTATGATGAGGCTTATTCCATACAGCAGACAACTGATGGAGGATATATAGTTGCAGGATTGACAGATTCTTTTGGTGCAGGAGGTTCTAATTTTTACATAATAAAGCTTGATAGTAATGGGGATAAGGTTTGGGAGAAAACCTATGGAGGAAGCAATGATGATTGGGCTCGTTCCATACAGCAGACAACTGATGGAGGATATATAGTTGCAGGATGGACAAGGTCTTTTGGTGCAGGAAATAGGGATTTTTACATAATAAAAACAGATTCAGAAGGAAATACAGGACCATATCCTACTCAGTGA